In Apus apus isolate bApuApu2 chromosome 5, bApuApu2.pri.cur, whole genome shotgun sequence, the following are encoded in one genomic region:
- the APIP gene encoding methylthioribulose-1-phosphate dehydratase isoform X4 → MWRWSPSDCRRAPAHQGPLSSLEEKLHPRNLIPELCRLFYDLGWVTGTGGGISLKHGNEIYIAPSGVQKERIQPEDIFVCDMNEQDISGPPPHKKLKKSQCTPLFMNAYTMRGAGAVIHTHSKAAVMATLLYQGSEFSITHQEMIKGIQKCTSGGYYRYNDTLVVPIIENTPEEKDLKERMVHALEKYPDSCAVLVRRHGVYVWGKTWEKTKTMCECYDYLFDIAVQMKQHGLDPSKHPAGENKVL, encoded by the exons ATGTGGCGTTGGTCACCCTCTGACTGCAGGCGGGCCCCAGCGCACCAGGGTCCCCTCTCCAGCTTGGAG gaGAAGTTACATCCAAGAAATCTTATCCCTGAGCTTTGTAGATTGTTTTATGACTTAGGCTGGGTAACAGGAACTGGTGGAGGAATCAGCTTGAAGCATGG GAATGAAATCTACATTGCTCCTTCAGGAGTCCAAAAGGAAAGAATACAG CCAGAAGATATATTTGTTTGTGATATGAATGAACAGGACATCAGTGGTCCACCACCACACAAGAAACTAAAGAAAAGCCAGTGCACGCCTCTTTTTATGAATGCCTACACTATGAGAG gGGCAGGTGCAGTGATACATACTCATTCCAAGGCTGCTGTTATGGCTACCCTTCTTTACCAAGGGAGTGAGTTCAGTATTACCCATCAGGAGATGATAAAAGGAATCCAGAAGTGTACTTCAGGAGGCTATTACCG atatAATGATACACTAGTGGTTCCCATTATTGAGAATACACCAGAAGAGAAGGATCTCAAGGAAAGAATGGTACATGCATTGGAAAAATACCCAGACTCTTGTGCTGTATTGGTCAGACGTCATGGAGTTTACGTATGGGgaaaaacatgggaaaaaaCTAAAACGAT gTGTGAGTGTTACGATTACTTGTTTGACATCGCAGTGCAGATGAAGCAGCATGGGTTAGATCCTTCAAAGCATCCAGCAGGAGAAAATAAGGTCTTGTAA
- the APIP gene encoding methylthioribulose-1-phosphate dehydratase isoform X3 yields the protein MWRWSPSDCRRAPAHQGPLSSLEEKLHPRNLIPELCRLFYDLGWVTGTGGGISLKHGNEIYIAPSGVQKERIQPEDIFVCDMNEQDISGPPPHKKLKKSQCTPLFMNAYTMRGAGAVIHTHSKAAVMATLLYQGSEFSITHQEMIKGIQKCTSGGYYRYNDTLVVPIIENTPEEKDLKERMVHALEKYPDSCAVLVRRHGVYVWGKTWEKTKTMCECYDYLFDIAVQMKQHGLDPSKHPAGENKLAG from the exons ATGTGGCGTTGGTCACCCTCTGACTGCAGGCGGGCCCCAGCGCACCAGGGTCCCCTCTCCAGCTTGGAG gaGAAGTTACATCCAAGAAATCTTATCCCTGAGCTTTGTAGATTGTTTTATGACTTAGGCTGGGTAACAGGAACTGGTGGAGGAATCAGCTTGAAGCATGG GAATGAAATCTACATTGCTCCTTCAGGAGTCCAAAAGGAAAGAATACAG CCAGAAGATATATTTGTTTGTGATATGAATGAACAGGACATCAGTGGTCCACCACCACACAAGAAACTAAAGAAAAGCCAGTGCACGCCTCTTTTTATGAATGCCTACACTATGAGAG gGGCAGGTGCAGTGATACATACTCATTCCAAGGCTGCTGTTATGGCTACCCTTCTTTACCAAGGGAGTGAGTTCAGTATTACCCATCAGGAGATGATAAAAGGAATCCAGAAGTGTACTTCAGGAGGCTATTACCG atatAATGATACACTAGTGGTTCCCATTATTGAGAATACACCAGAAGAGAAGGATCTCAAGGAAAGAATGGTACATGCATTGGAAAAATACCCAGACTCTTGTGCTGTATTGGTCAGACGTCATGGAGTTTACGTATGGGgaaaaacatgggaaaaaaCTAAAACGAT gTGTGAGTGTTACGATTACTTGTTTGACATCGCAGTGCAGATGAAGCAGCATGGGTTAGATCCTTCAAAGCATCCAGCAGGAGAAAATAAG cttGCAGGATGA
- the APIP gene encoding methylthioribulose-1-phosphate dehydratase isoform X1 has product MWRWSPSDCRRAPAHQGPLSSLEEKLHPRNLIPELCRLFYDLGWVTGTGGGISLKHGNEIYIAPSGVQKERIQPEDIFVCDMNEQDISGPPPHKKLKKSQCTPLFMNAYTMRGAGAVIHTHSKAAVMATLLYQGSEFSITHQEMIKGIQKCTSGGYYRYNDTLVVPIIENTPEEKDLKERMVHALEKYPDSCAVLVRRHGVYVWGKTWEKTKTMCECYDYLFDIAVQMKQHGLDPSKHPAGENKVYISCAAEEHGWNSMKH; this is encoded by the exons ATGTGGCGTTGGTCACCCTCTGACTGCAGGCGGGCCCCAGCGCACCAGGGTCCCCTCTCCAGCTTGGAG gaGAAGTTACATCCAAGAAATCTTATCCCTGAGCTTTGTAGATTGTTTTATGACTTAGGCTGGGTAACAGGAACTGGTGGAGGAATCAGCTTGAAGCATGG GAATGAAATCTACATTGCTCCTTCAGGAGTCCAAAAGGAAAGAATACAG CCAGAAGATATATTTGTTTGTGATATGAATGAACAGGACATCAGTGGTCCACCACCACACAAGAAACTAAAGAAAAGCCAGTGCACGCCTCTTTTTATGAATGCCTACACTATGAGAG gGGCAGGTGCAGTGATACATACTCATTCCAAGGCTGCTGTTATGGCTACCCTTCTTTACCAAGGGAGTGAGTTCAGTATTACCCATCAGGAGATGATAAAAGGAATCCAGAAGTGTACTTCAGGAGGCTATTACCG atatAATGATACACTAGTGGTTCCCATTATTGAGAATACACCAGAAGAGAAGGATCTCAAGGAAAGAATGGTACATGCATTGGAAAAATACCCAGACTCTTGTGCTGTATTGGTCAGACGTCATGGAGTTTACGTATGGGgaaaaacatgggaaaaaaCTAAAACGAT gTGTGAGTGTTACGATTACTTGTTTGACATCGCAGTGCAGATGAAGCAGCATGGGTTAGATCCTTCAAAGCATCCAGCAGGAGAAAATAAG
- the APIP gene encoding methylthioribulose-1-phosphate dehydratase isoform X2, translated as MAAAANACDAAQEKLHPRNLIPELCRLFYDLGWVTGTGGGISLKHGNEIYIAPSGVQKERIQPEDIFVCDMNEQDISGPPPHKKLKKSQCTPLFMNAYTMRGAGAVIHTHSKAAVMATLLYQGSEFSITHQEMIKGIQKCTSGGYYRYNDTLVVPIIENTPEEKDLKERMVHALEKYPDSCAVLVRRHGVYVWGKTWEKTKTMCECYDYLFDIAVQMKQHGLDPSKHPAGENKVYISCAAEEHGWNSMKH; from the exons atggcagcagctgccaacgCCTGCGATGCCGCTCAG gaGAAGTTACATCCAAGAAATCTTATCCCTGAGCTTTGTAGATTGTTTTATGACTTAGGCTGGGTAACAGGAACTGGTGGAGGAATCAGCTTGAAGCATGG GAATGAAATCTACATTGCTCCTTCAGGAGTCCAAAAGGAAAGAATACAG CCAGAAGATATATTTGTTTGTGATATGAATGAACAGGACATCAGTGGTCCACCACCACACAAGAAACTAAAGAAAAGCCAGTGCACGCCTCTTTTTATGAATGCCTACACTATGAGAG gGGCAGGTGCAGTGATACATACTCATTCCAAGGCTGCTGTTATGGCTACCCTTCTTTACCAAGGGAGTGAGTTCAGTATTACCCATCAGGAGATGATAAAAGGAATCCAGAAGTGTACTTCAGGAGGCTATTACCG atatAATGATACACTAGTGGTTCCCATTATTGAGAATACACCAGAAGAGAAGGATCTCAAGGAAAGAATGGTACATGCATTGGAAAAATACCCAGACTCTTGTGCTGTATTGGTCAGACGTCATGGAGTTTACGTATGGGgaaaaacatgggaaaaaaCTAAAACGAT gTGTGAGTGTTACGATTACTTGTTTGACATCGCAGTGCAGATGAAGCAGCATGGGTTAGATCCTTCAAAGCATCCAGCAGGAGAAAATAAG